The Nostoc sp. 'Lobaria pulmonaria (5183) cyanobiont' DNA window GTCTATAAAGTCTATAAAGTTAGCTTATTATCAATTAATATTTAAATAACTTATAGCATTTTTTAAGCAGCAGAGTTACACCCAAATCTTTTTTACCAAGGTTACTACCTTTGAAAACGTACCTCACTAGGTACGGAACTGCTATAGCTTAAGAAGTAAAGAGTAAAAAGATAATCCCCCATAAATAAATTTAGGGGATTTAATAAGGACGTATTGTTTTACAGGCGCGATAAGTTTTTTCACCATGAGCATTAAAGATTGGCAAGATTGCTACTGTTGTTATGCTTCCAGTTTGAAATCCTTTGCCTCAAATTATGGCTCTACGCAACTCAAGGTTTGAACTCACCGGGGGCGATTGTTAGGTTGCTGGTGACAGCTATTGCAACCCTTCAAGAAATTGGAAAGGTTATTGCCGAAGCTGTCTGAACATCAGCACAAATTTAAATGCGTATACCAAGGCATGACGTATTAAAGTTGTTCTACCTTACCTCTACCATTCTCCTCTTGCCCCCACACAGAGTTACCATAATTCCAGGTCGCCTAGTGGATGCTGAAAATGATTGACCCCTACGACTTTGAAGATGATGACCTTGACTTTGAGGATGAAGATTTCTTGAAAATAAAACCCATCAGCCAAATGACCGAAGGGGAAAAACTACAGCGATTTAAGCGGTTCTTTGACAGCAGCAGCCGTGCTATGCTGCAAGACTGTCTATTTCGTATCATCAATTATGAAGATGGTACGGGCACGTTAGAAATTCTTTGCCCTAATCAAGTCGTAAGGCAACGCCTTTCTAAGAAAAAGCGCAAAATTACCAACAACATCAACACCTGCTGGAGTCATATCAGATGGTTTTCGCTATGTGTCCAGCAAGATAGTGAGTTGCATTGCCAGAAGTTTACCCGTAATGGCGATTTGGTGACATCTTAATTGGGTATTGGGGACTATACCTAATGCCAGATGACAAATGACTAATAACAAATGACTAAAAAACAAAAATTTCCTTACCTAGTTGGTTCTAAGTGGACAGCACAGCAAAAAATCGATGGCTGGCGGCACTTCCAAGTTGTCAATCGCAAAAATCAGGCTAAGTGGGTTTATGCCGAAATGGTTGCTGCTTGCGATCCGAAAGTCCGTTTTTGGATAAATGCCAAATTATTACAAGATAACTCCCAGTGGCAAGCTGGCTGGCAAACATTACAGCAAATCCACGGACTTGAAACTGAAGTGTCCTAATTAGCTTTGTTGACTCGTTCCCAGCCTCTGACTGGGAATACCCATTAGTGGGCTGCTGCCTGATTATTTTGCAAATTAATAATTTTTTACAAAATCATACTAACTTACTCTCAAGCAGCAATTAAACGGTCTTGGCTACCGTCTGAAAACTGGCAATTTATCTGCGATACCTTCGGTGAGCTACGCTAACGCAAATTCCAGTAATATTTCCAGCATCAGTCTGCATATACCTCTCTTTCCCATTGACCCTACACCCCAATGCCTTGAAAACACGTTGTCTGACCATCAGCTAATTCTATGAAAAGCATTCAAAAAAGCCGATTTCATATTTTTTTATTTTGTAACTATTTTTATAAAAATAAGTAATAAAAACTTTTTATTGACTATTTTTAGAGCTTTAAAAGTCTTTAAGGTTCATAAAAATCCAAATAAACACAATTAAGCTTTAATTCATCCGATAAGACCGTTTTACAAATTAAGAGCCACTTTCTTTTCTATGTAATTTGCCCAATAATGACATCAACAGACCTCACGCATCGCCATCTCAGGAAAGGTGAAGGCAAATGTTTGAGCCACAAGTTTGACAAAAAGCTATAAGAGGGAACAACAGTGAAACTAGCAGTCTACGGAAAAGGTGGTATCGGTAAATCCACAACTAGCTGTAATATATCCGTCGCCCTAGCTAAACGTGGCAAAAAAGTGCTGCAAATTGGTTGCGACCCCAAACATGACAGTACCTTTACCCTGACTGGGTTTTTGATTCCGACAATTATCGACACCCTCCAAGAAAAGGATTATCACTACGAAGATGTCTGGCCGGAAGATGTAATTTACAAAGGCTACGGCGGTGTTGATTGCGTAGAAGCTGGTGGCCCACCTGCGGGTGCTGGATGCGGTGGCTACGTAGTCGGTGAAACCGTGAAATTACTTAAAGAACTCAACGCCTTTGATGAATACGATGTAATTCTCTTTGACGTTCTGGGTGACGTAGTTTGCGGTGGTTTTGCAGCACCACTCAACTATGCAGATTACTGCCTGATTGTTACAGACAACGGCTTTGATGCATTGTTTGCGGCTAATCGGATCGCTGCTTCAGTCCGTGAAAAAGCCCGAACTCACCCACTGCGTCTAGCTGGGTTAATTGGCAATCGCACCTCCAAACGCGACTTGATTGAAAAATATATAGAAGCAGTGCCAATGCCAGTTTTGGAAGTTTTACCTTTAATTGAAGATATCCGTGTTTCCCGTGTGAAAGGTAAGACTTTGTTTGAAATGGCAGAGCAAGATCCTTCTCTAGACTACGTTTGCGACTACTATCTCAACATCGCCGACCAAATTTTGGCGCGTCCCGAAGGTGTTGTACCAAACGACACACCAGATCGTGAGTTGTTCTCTTTGTTGTCTGATTTTTATCTAAATCCGGGTAAACCCCAGGTTCCTAATTCAGAAGAGGAACTAGACTTGATGATTGTATAAATCACTAAGTTCTCAGGATGGGGGACAATAATATGGCTTTCTTTCACAGCTTTACAGATTCAATAAAGCAAAAGTGGTTGCAATTTTTCCAGAATAATCGAGACTGGATTACCCTGCACATGGAAGTGGAATCAGTGTACACCCCTGATGGCGGGAAGCGACCACCTTCTTACCTCATCCTGGGAGTTCTTAACGCCCTAGAGCCAAAGCTAGCGCAGTTAATGTTGCCCTTTGCCAAACTTAATCCTGACGCCGATACCCTAATTGAGGTGCTAGATTTGCATTTTGATCCAGATTTAGCTCTCGGTAATCGCTTCGTCGTCAACCCAGAAGTAGAGAAATACGTAGAAACACCAGCAGATGTCATTGATGAAAAGCCTGAAGATGAAACTTTGACACATTCTCATACAAATGGCTTTGTGTCGGTGGCGGTAGTAGACGTTCAAGAGTTCGCAATCGTGGATTCTGAGGATGAAAGCCTGGGAATCAGCGAGTTGGAGGAAACCGAAAATGGCTTTGGCGATATTTCCTTAACTAACGCACACAACTCAAAAGATGAGTCTTTCCAAATCTCTAGTTTAGAAGCAGATGAGTTTGGGGAAATTGCCTTCGATTCAATAGCTGCAACGGAAGTAAAGCTGGATGAAGATGAAGCGCTTGAAGATAGTCCGCTAGATGAGAATGCGTTTAAAGACGTGTTGTCAGATGTCTGGGGTGATGAAACAGCTTTACAAAAGGCTGAAGAAAATAACGATTTTTTGGGGGAAGAACTGCCAGCAGGCGTTTTTGATGAATCAGAAATTGCCCGTCTCTTCCCCAACGCTTAATTATTGCTGTTCTTCGCAATTTTAAGTTTTAGATTTGGGGTTTTGGATGAGGAATTAGGGAAATTGTCGTTAGACAGAGGATACTTTTGTTGTCCCAGCCTTCAATCCAAAATTATCAATCTAAAATCTGAAATTGGTTGAACTGCCATTAAATATCAAGGGGAGAAAAAACCAAAATGACTGTCGCTCAACAACCAGAAGCTTTAAGCTTTGAATGTGAAACCGGGAATTACCATACCTTTTGCCCAATTAGCTGCGTGGCGTGGTTATACCAAAAAATTGAAGATAG harbors:
- a CDS encoding TIGR02450 family Trp-rich protein; translation: MTKKQKFPYLVGSKWTAQQKIDGWRHFQVVNRKNQAKWVYAEMVAACDPKVRFWINAKLLQDNSQWQAGWQTLQQIHGLETEVS
- the bchL gene encoding ferredoxin:protochlorophyllide reductase (ATP-dependent) iron-sulfur ATP-binding protein → MKLAVYGKGGIGKSTTSCNISVALAKRGKKVLQIGCDPKHDSTFTLTGFLIPTIIDTLQEKDYHYEDVWPEDVIYKGYGGVDCVEAGGPPAGAGCGGYVVGETVKLLKELNAFDEYDVILFDVLGDVVCGGFAAPLNYADYCLIVTDNGFDALFAANRIAASVREKARTHPLRLAGLIGNRTSKRDLIEKYIEAVPMPVLEVLPLIEDIRVSRVKGKTLFEMAEQDPSLDYVCDYYLNIADQILARPEGVVPNDTPDRELFSLLSDFYLNPGKPQVPNSEEELDLMIV
- a CDS encoding DUF5331 domain-containing protein, whose translation is MAFFHSFTDSIKQKWLQFFQNNRDWITLHMEVESVYTPDGGKRPPSYLILGVLNALEPKLAQLMLPFAKLNPDADTLIEVLDLHFDPDLALGNRFVVNPEVEKYVETPADVIDEKPEDETLTHSHTNGFVSVAVVDVQEFAIVDSEDESLGISELEETENGFGDISLTNAHNSKDESFQISSLEADEFGEIAFDSIAATEVKLDEDEALEDSPLDENAFKDVLSDVWGDETALQKAEENNDFLGEELPAGVFDESEIARLFPNA